A window of Polypterus senegalus isolate Bchr_013 chromosome 14, ASM1683550v1, whole genome shotgun sequence contains these coding sequences:
- the spata2 gene encoding spermatogenesis-associated protein 2, which produces MDSKLREDLYKKYVSFLESQLELAGGAGAQQHQRSQQHGISETELHSAATAFLSLYQVDPAHRFWIVRFYEIAENALRTIRSSSLEALETAFATLETICTNLLLYPWKKEFRTLKTFTGPYVYCLQSALCESDLRSLLRSMGYSKDQELLYHAREAPGGFSQLRQLAFELFLARMECRLLKELVSQAGGGLALEVEAVEVRRISREDARGCAEALCPQEALIGEVSRLFVRRVEPDRAYLKRGGRPSKSVDVTDGAGHWQPATKPVLKASLSLRKEPLFVDAEEDQKDEIIRPTPSLLSVAGIPYSPVADFFPVPPPSLEQTQHSSYPYMSSLEEVDLYTDRGGFRLPSRQQCRDPRDGRENWGSKSPSASTAGMKCQICGLGTSSLAACQKCDMIMCPSCHADDHSSCSGMQDFPKVTRPSEGYLPVKEKICVYSSTQSQVPEKTLSTSKFFSGKTSTTTSSGSRCGFCNKPGASNTCLQCSKVSCDSCIILYAKDICGRKNMLHNFASNNQLNYKSSSISHLVYR; this is translated from the exons ATGGATTCGAAGCTACGAGAGGATCTTTATAAGAAGTATGTTTCTTTCCTGGAATCACAACTTGAACTTGCTGGTGGAGCAGGAGCACAGCAGCACCAACGTTCACAACAGCATGGTATTAGTGAAACTGAACTTCATTCAGCTGCAACAGCATTCCTTAGTCTGTACCAGGTGGATCCAGCGCATCGATTTTGGATAGTTCGCTTTTATGAAATTGCAGAAAATGCATTGCGTACAATTAGAAGCTCAAGCCTTGAAGCACTAGAGACTGCATTTGCTACATTGGAAACAATCTGCACCAATCTACTACTTTATCCTTGGAAAAAAGAATTTCGCACTCTcaag ACCTTCACTGGGCCTTATGTTTATTGTCTACAGTCGGCTTTGTGCGAGTCAGACCTACGCAGTCTGCTTCGTTCTATGGGTTACTCAAAAGACCAGGAATTGCTGTATCATGCTCGGGAAGCACCAGGAGGTTTTTCTCAGCTACGTCAACTAGCATTTGAGCTTTTTTTAGCACGAATGGAATGTCGGTTGCTAAAGGAATTGGTGTCCCAGGCTGGTGGAGGGCTTGCTTTGGAGGTGGAGGCTGTGGAAGTCCGTAGGATCAGTAGGGAAGATGCTAGAGGTTGCGCTGAAGCTTTGTGTCCCCAAGAAGCCCTCATTGGAGAAGTATCTCGCCTCTTTGTGCGGCGTGTCGAGCCTGACCGGGCTTACCTTAAACGTGGTGGACGACCTTCAAAATCTGTAGATGTGACTGATGGGGCAGGTCACTGGCAGCCTGCTACCAAGCCTGTTCTGAAAGCCTCTCTCAGTCTACGTAAAGAACCATTGTTTGTAGATGCTGAAGAAGACCAGAAGGATGAAATTATCCGTCCAACTCCCTCCTTACTTTCTGTAGCTGGAATCCCCTATAGCCCTGTGGCTGACTTCTTTCCTGTGCCTCCACCTTCCTTGGAACAAACGCAGCATTCTTCCTACCCTTATATGTCTTCACTTGAAGAGGTAGACCTCTACACTGACCGTGGTGGCTTCCGCCTCCCATCCCGACAACAGTGTCGTGACCCAAGAGATGGCAGGGAGAACTGGGGTTCCAAAAGTCCATCTGCTTCAACTGCTGGTATGAAGTGCCAGATTTGTGGGCTTGGTACCAGTAGCCTTGCTGCGTGTCAGAAATGTGATATGATCATGTGTCCTAGCTGCCATGCAGATGACCATTCATCTTGTTCTGGAATGCAAGACTTTCCTAAAGTTACAAGGCCTAGTGAGGGGTACCTGCCTGTTAAAGAAAAGATATGTGTCTATTCTAGTACTCAGTCACAAGTTCCTGAAAAAACACTCTCCACATCTAAGTTTTTTTCTGGTAAGACCAGTACTACTACAAGCAGTGGTTCACGATGTGGATTTTGTAATAAGCCTGGAGCCTCCAACACATGTCTTCAGTGCTCAAAGGTGTCCTGTGACAGTTGCATTATACTATATGCAAAGGATATTTGTGGACGAAAAAATATGCTCCACAATTTTGCGTCCAACAACCAGCTTAACTACAAGTCCAGTTCTATTTCTCACCTAGTATATCGATAG